In Betta splendens chromosome 19, fBetSpl5.4, whole genome shotgun sequence, the following proteins share a genomic window:
- the decr2 gene encoding peroxisomal 2,4-dienoyl-CoA reductase [(3E)-enoyl-CoA-producing] isoform X2, producing the protein MAELLPEDVGTDDCLTSYTHIYSPDLLKHQVAFITGGGSGIGFRIAEIFMRHGCDTVIASRNLDKLKEAAQKLSAASGRRCLPLCVDVRQPESITAAVDETLRELGRIDILVNNAAGNFLCPATSLSFNGFKTVMEIDTMGTFNTSKVVYDKWFKDHGGNIVNISATLGYRGRALQVHAGSAKAANDAMTRHLAVEWGPSGVRVNSMAPGAISGTEGYRKLGGLTAETTGIFQSIPLQRSGNKTEMAHCALFLASPASSYVTGAILVADGGSWLTSSNDVSMLLGIFSSKSAKL; encoded by the exons atggcagagctgctgcctgaAGACGTTGGGACAGATGACTGCCTGacttcatacacacacatttacagtccAGATCTACTAAA GCATCAAGTTGCTTTTATCACAGGTGGTGGATCTGGAATTGGATTCAGAATAGCTGAAATCTTCATGAG GCACGGATGCGACACGGTGATTGCCAGCAGAAACTTGGACAAGCTTAAAGAG GCCGCTCAAAAGCTGTCTGCTGCGTCAGGACGCCgctgtctccctctgtgtgtggatgtgaggCAGCCTGAAAGCATCACGGCCGCCGTGGACGAGACGCTGCGGGAGCTGGGTCGTATAGACATCCTCGTTAACA ATGCTGCTGGAAACTTCCTCTGCCCGGCGACCTCCCTCTCTTTCAACGGCTTCAAGACAGTTATGGAAATAGACACAATGGGTACATTCAACACCAGCAAAGTGGTGTATGACAAGTGGTTCAAG GATCACGGCGGAAACATAGTAAACATCTCTGCAACACTCGGCTACAGGGGACGAGCCCTCCAGGTGCATGCCGGCTCTGCCAAAGCTGCAAATG ACGCCATGACCAGGCACCTGGCTGTGGAGTGGGGGCCCAGTGGGGTGAGAGTCAATAGTATGGCACCAGGGGCCATATCCGGCACAGAGGGCTACCGTAAACTAG GTGGTTTAACAGCGGAGACTACTGGAATCTTCCAGTCCATTCCATTGCAGCGATCAGGCAACAAGACGGAAATGGCCCACTGCGCTCTTTTCCTGGCCAGCCCAGCGTCCTCCTATGTGACTGGAGCCATCCTGGTGGCCGACGGTGGGTCATGGCTGACCTCCTCCAATGacgtctccatgctgctgggtATATTTTCCTCTAAATCTGCTAAACTGTGA
- the decr2 gene encoding peroxisomal 2,4-dienoyl-CoA reductase [(3E)-enoyl-CoA-producing] isoform X1 codes for MAELLPEDVGTDDCLTSYTHIYSPDLLKHQVAFITGGGSGIGFRIAEIFMRHGCDTVIASRNLDKLKEAAQKLSAASGRRCLPLCVDVRQPESITAAVDETLRELGRIDILVNNAAGNFLCPATSLSFNGFKTVMEIDTMGTFNTSKVVYDKWFKDHGGNIVNISATLGYRGRALQVHAGSAKAANDAMTRHLAVEWGPSGVRVNSMAPGAISGTEGYRKLGGLTAETTGIFQSIPLQRSGNKTEMAHCALFLASPASSYVTGAILVADGGSWLTSSNDVSMLLGYWSPEKKRDK; via the exons atggcagagctgctgcctgaAGACGTTGGGACAGATGACTGCCTGacttcatacacacacatttacagtccAGATCTACTAAA GCATCAAGTTGCTTTTATCACAGGTGGTGGATCTGGAATTGGATTCAGAATAGCTGAAATCTTCATGAG GCACGGATGCGACACGGTGATTGCCAGCAGAAACTTGGACAAGCTTAAAGAG GCCGCTCAAAAGCTGTCTGCTGCGTCAGGACGCCgctgtctccctctgtgtgtggatgtgaggCAGCCTGAAAGCATCACGGCCGCCGTGGACGAGACGCTGCGGGAGCTGGGTCGTATAGACATCCTCGTTAACA ATGCTGCTGGAAACTTCCTCTGCCCGGCGACCTCCCTCTCTTTCAACGGCTTCAAGACAGTTATGGAAATAGACACAATGGGTACATTCAACACCAGCAAAGTGGTGTATGACAAGTGGTTCAAG GATCACGGCGGAAACATAGTAAACATCTCTGCAACACTCGGCTACAGGGGACGAGCCCTCCAGGTGCATGCCGGCTCTGCCAAAGCTGCAAATG ACGCCATGACCAGGCACCTGGCTGTGGAGTGGGGGCCCAGTGGGGTGAGAGTCAATAGTATGGCACCAGGGGCCATATCCGGCACAGAGGGCTACCGTAAACTAG GTGGTTTAACAGCGGAGACTACTGGAATCTTCCAGTCCATTCCATTGCAGCGATCAGGCAACAAGACGGAAATGGCCCACTGCGCTCTTTTCCTGGCCAGCCCAGCGTCCTCCTATGTGACTGGAGCCATCCTGGTGGCCGACGGTGGGTCATGGCTGACCTCCTCCAATGacgtctccatgctgctgg gGTATTGGTCACctgaaaagaaaagagacaagTAA
- the LOC114845727 gene encoding retinol dehydrogenase 13-like, giving the protein MSRYILPVSVFGTIFGSAVLLKNYVTGGRCPSKATIDGKTVVVTGANTGIGKETARELAKRGAWVIMGCRDMEKCEAAAKEIRGKTLNHHVCARHLDLASMKSIREFAERIKKEEQHVDILINNAGVMRCPAWKTEDGFDMQFGVNHLGHFLLTNLLLDKLKESAPSRVINLASLAHIVGKIDFEDLNWEKKKFDTKQAYCQSKLANVLFTRELAKRLQGTGVTVNAVHPGVVATELGRHTGLHQSPFSSSVLSPVFSILVKNPELGAQPVVYLAVSEDMEGVTGQYYDVMTEKEPAPQALDEEAARRLWEVSSQLVGLEEEGRYSKSRTPVEGESKAAQTLGRRSEPVVGAVEL; this is encoded by the exons ATGAGCAGATATATTTTACCAGTTTCAGTGTTTGGAACCATATTTGGAAGCGCTGTGTTACTGAA GAACTATGTGACTGGAGGCCGGTGTCCTAGTAAAGCTACCATTGATGGAAAGACTGTGGTTGTAACAGGAGCCAACACAGGCATTGGGAAAGAGACGGCACGAGAGCTGGCCAAGAGAG GGGCTTGGGTCATTATGGGATGCCGTGACATGGAAAAATGTGAGGCAGCTGCAAAGGAAATACGGGGAAAGACTCTGAATCACCACGTCTGCGCGCGTCACCTCGACCTGGCCTCCATGAAGTCCATTCGAGAGTTTGCGGAGAGAATCAAAAAAG AGGAGCAGCATGTGGATATACTTATAAACAACGCAGGGGTCATGAGATGTCCAGCGTGGAAGACAGAAGATGGATTTGACATGCAGTTTGGAGTCAATCACTTAG GCCACTTTCTGTTGACGAACCTTCTGCTGGATAAGTTGAAAGAGTCTGCCCCCAGCAGAGTGATCAACCTGGCCTCGCTCGCCCACATCGTTGGAAAGATTGACTTTGAGGACTTGAACTGGGAGAAGAAGAAGTTTGATACCAAGCAGGCGTACTGTCAGAGCAAGCTTGCCAATGTTCTGTTCACGAGAGAGCTCGCCAAGCGATTACAAG GCACGGGAGTCACTGTGAACGCTGTGCACCCAGGCGTTGTTGCCACGGAGCTTGGGAGGCACACGGGTCTGCACCAATCACCATTCTCGAGCTCTGTTCTCT CCCCCGTTTTCTCCATCTTGGTGAAGAACCCAGAGCTTGGGGCCCAGCCCGTCGTCTATCTGGCCGTGTCCGAGGACATGGAGGGCGTGACGGGGCAGTACTATGATGTAATGACTGAGAAGGAACCAGCGCCTCAGGCCCTTGATGAAGAGGCAGCTCGCAGGCTGTGGGAGGTCAGCAGCCAGCTGGTtggtctggaggaggaaggacgaTACAGCAAGTCAAGAACACCAGTAGAAGGCGAAAGCAAAGCTGCACAGACACTTGGTCGAAGATCAGAACCAGTTGTTGGTGCAGTGGAACTTTAG